In Streptosporangiales bacterium, one genomic interval encodes:
- a CDS encoding metalloregulator ArsR/SmtB family transcription factor, whose protein sequence is MPIKSKAHGGLTAAVSLFHSLADPTRLSIVRQLGDGEARVVDLTDALGLPQSTVSTHLACLRDCGLVAGRPEGRQVFYALAVPELLDLLLAAERLLAATGEAVALCPVYGMPATDVKGRAR, encoded by the coding sequence ATGCCGATCAAAAGTAAGGCGCACGGCGGGTTGACCGCTGCTGTGTCCTTGTTCCATTCGCTGGCGGATCCGACGAGGCTGTCGATCGTGCGGCAGCTTGGGGACGGAGAGGCTCGAGTGGTGGATCTCACCGATGCGTTGGGGCTGCCGCAGTCGACGGTGTCGACGCACCTGGCCTGCCTGCGCGATTGCGGACTCGTGGCCGGCCGGCCGGAGGGGCGGCAAGTGTTCTACGCGTTGGCGGTGCCGGAGCTGCTCGACCTGCTCCTCGCCGCTGAGCGACTCCTCGCTGCCACCGGCGAGGCGGTGGCGCTGTGCCCGGTCTACGGCATGCCGGCCACCGACGTGAAGGGACGTGCACGGTGA
- a CDS encoding DUF4229 domain-containing protein, which translates to MFLACWGVLWLFGVRDLLGVLLAFLASSVLGYLVLKRLRPRVSAAVVDRWTKVHHRLGSRPVPTRREGARRDRG; encoded by the coding sequence TTGTTCCTCGCCTGCTGGGGTGTCCTGTGGCTGTTCGGCGTACGGGACCTGCTGGGCGTGCTGCTCGCCTTCCTGGCCAGCAGCGTGCTCGGGTACCTGGTGCTGAAGCGCCTTCGTCCCCGCGTGTCGGCTGCTGTCGTCGATCGATGGACCAAGGTGCACCACCGCCTCGGTTCCAGGCCGGTTCCTACCCGCAGAGAGGGCGCACGAAGGGATAGGGGTTGA
- a CDS encoding histidine phosphatase family protein — MTIRLTLVTPAPGRSLRQARIDDDRPLDEDGRRRAHEAGSGLPRAGRYLTAPSRRCRETAVAVGVDACVEEELRDIDLGAWRGRTLEELAATDPDALAAWTTDPSAASHGGESVLRFCRRIAAWLDHLPDDTSGALAIVAITEPATARAAVVHALGAPPQGFWRIDIPPLASVRLTGRAGRWNLRLG; from the coding sequence ATGACCATCCGGCTGACTCTGGTTACTCCCGCACCCGGACGGTCCCTGCGCCAGGCGCGCATCGACGACGACCGGCCACTGGACGAGGATGGTCGGCGCCGCGCGCATGAGGCGGGATCCGGACTCCCGCGGGCCGGCCGCTACCTCACCGCGCCCTCGCGCCGGTGTCGGGAGACTGCCGTCGCGGTCGGCGTAGACGCCTGCGTCGAGGAGGAGCTGCGCGACATCGACCTCGGAGCCTGGCGTGGTCGCACGTTGGAGGAACTGGCAGCGACCGACCCAGATGCATTGGCCGCCTGGACGACTGATCCGTCCGCTGCTTCGCATGGCGGTGAGTCCGTCCTCCGGTTCTGCCGCCGTATCGCCGCCTGGCTGGATCACTTGCCCGACGACACCAGCGGCGCTCTGGCGATCGTCGCCATCACCGAACCCGCGACTGCGCGTGCCGCCGTCGTGCATGCCCTCGGCGCACCTCCGCAGGGGTTCTGGCGCATCGACATCCCCCCGCTGGCGTCCGTCCGCCTCACCGGCCGGGCGGGCCGCTGGAACCTCCGCCTGGGCTAA
- a CDS encoding CbtB-domain containing protein yields the protein MAQSATVTATHPNPAAPKLPFRAILPWAALFGLLLVILLYFVGAEQGATSMLSGEGVHEWLHDGRHLLGFPCH from the coding sequence ATGGCGCAGTCCGCCACTGTCACCGCCACACACCCGAACCCCGCCGCGCCCAAGTTGCCGTTCCGGGCGATCTTGCCCTGGGCCGCGCTCTTCGGCCTATTGCTGGTGATCCTGCTGTACTTCGTCGGCGCGGAGCAGGGCGCCACCTCGATGCTGTCCGGCGAGGGCGTCCACGAATGGCTCCATGACGGCCGACACCTGCTCGGCTTCCCCTGCCACTGA
- a CDS encoding PrsW family intramembrane metalloprotease produces the protein MVYAGMVGLGFAMSENIVYYGASLGKGAASLVGTFVLRGIFSPPTHPLFTSATGIALGYAALTRRTAPRWVLPVGGLLLALLLHGAWNGLGQLFSVFGLVFVYVSLMVPMLVACILIASFERRRVLRATTASSSSTRSVCFRR, from the coding sequence ATCGTCTATGCCGGAATGGTGGGACTGGGCTTCGCGATGAGCGAGAACATCGTCTACTACGGTGCCTCGCTGGGGAAAGGGGCGGCCAGCCTCGTCGGCACGTTCGTGTTGCGTGGGATCTTCTCGCCGCCGACGCACCCGCTGTTCACCTCGGCGACCGGTATCGCGTTGGGGTATGCCGCGCTCACACGCCGTACGGCACCGCGGTGGGTGCTGCCAGTCGGCGGGCTGCTGCTCGCGCTGCTCCTGCATGGCGCGTGGAACGGCCTCGGCCAGTTGTTCAGTGTCTTCGGGTTGGTGTTCGTCTACGTCTCTCTCATGGTGCCGATGCTTGTCGCGTGCATCCTGATCGCGTCCTTCGAACGCAGGCGGGTACTTCGCGCGACGACCGCGTCTTCCAGCTCGACGAGATCGGTGTGCTTTCGACGATGA
- a CDS encoding PrsW family intramembrane metalloprotease, whose translation MGWVGIGSCGIVALAYGFLVGGPGGFVLGILFCDAARPLLVFAVLSLDRLEPKPTRNLVLAFAWGAAVAVVIALVLEATIGVTFDDRLFGAAVVAPVVEETAKGLIIFLILHVQKTSTVRPTASSMPEWWDWASR comes from the coding sequence GGCTGGGTGGGGATCGGCTCCTGCGGCATCGTCGCGCTCGCCTATGGCTTCCTGGTCGGCGGTCCTGGTGGTTTCGTGCTCGGCATCCTGTTTTGCGACGCTGCCCGTCCCCTGCTCGTCTTCGCGGTGCTCAGCCTCGACCGGTTGGAGCCCAAACCGACTCGCAACCTCGTACTTGCGTTCGCGTGGGGCGCCGCGGTGGCGGTGGTGATCGCGCTCGTCCTGGAGGCGACCATCGGTGTGACGTTCGATGACCGCCTGTTCGGCGCCGCAGTGGTGGCACCCGTCGTCGAGGAGACGGCCAAGGGCCTGATCATCTTCTTGATCCTGCACGTGCAGAAGACCTCGACGGTCCGACCGACGGCATCGTCTATGCCGGAATGGTGGGACTGGGCTTCGCGATGA